Proteins encoded together in one Deltaproteobacteria bacterium window:
- the raiA gene encoding ribosome-associated translation inhibitor RaiA, whose translation MQISYTFRNLDSSDALKAYAKEKVERVNKYLDRASEAHVTCWFERHHHICDITIHAGPFSMRGREKSEDFYASVDLAMDKIERQLKRYKEKLKHHKGGAHHHLDELEHIKIKHTSFSIAPPEEPTPKADAGPRVIKTNELVAKPMSVDDAVMQMDLLNNDFLVFTNAQTKEVNVVYRRKDGHYGLIEAHPPKNGALQAR comes from the coding sequence ATGCAGATCTCGTACACGTTCCGAAACCTCGACTCGTCTGACGCCCTCAAGGCGTACGCCAAAGAGAAGGTGGAACGCGTGAACAAGTACCTCGATCGCGCGAGCGAGGCGCACGTCACCTGCTGGTTCGAGCGGCACCACCACATCTGCGACATCACCATCCACGCCGGGCCGTTCAGCATGCGCGGCCGCGAGAAGAGCGAGGACTTCTACGCCTCGGTGGATCTGGCGATGGACAAGATCGAGCGGCAGCTCAAGCGCTACAAGGAGAAGCTCAAGCACCACAAGGGCGGGGCGCACCACCACCTCGACGAGCTCGAGCACATCAAGATCAAGCACACGTCGTTCTCGATCGCGCCGCCGGAGGAGCCCACGCCCAAGGCCGACGCCGGCCCGCGCGTCATCAAGACCAACGAGCTCGTGGCCAAGCCCATGAGCGTCGACGACGCCGTGATGCAGATGGACCTGCTCAACAACGACTTCCTCGTCTTCACCAACGCGCAGACGAAGGAAGTGAACGTGGTGTACCGCCGCAAGGACGGGCACTACGGGCTCATCGAGGCGCACCCGCCCAAGAACGGGGCGCTGCAAGCGCGGTAG
- a CDS encoding PaaI family thioesterase, whose translation MKSLQETLAPKSICFGCGPANAKGLRIQSFAQGDSVVCDWTPEPHHEAFPGVLNGGIIGALLDCHSNWTAAHSIMVAEGLDHIPPCVTAEFDVKLKRPTPLGPVHLTARAVAREGDKVTVEATLEAGGKVTATCTGTFVRVKPGHPAYFRW comes from the coding sequence ATGAAATCGCTCCAGGAAACCCTCGCACCCAAGAGCATCTGCTTCGGCTGCGGCCCGGCCAACGCCAAGGGCCTGCGCATCCAGAGCTTCGCCCAGGGCGATTCCGTCGTCTGCGACTGGACCCCGGAGCCGCACCACGAGGCGTTCCCGGGCGTGCTCAACGGCGGCATCATCGGCGCGCTCCTCGACTGCCACTCCAACTGGACGGCCGCGCACTCCATAATGGTCGCCGAGGGGCTCGACCACATCCCGCCCTGTGTGACCGCCGAGTTCGACGTGAAGCTCAAGCGCCCCACGCCGCTGGGACCGGTGCACCTCACCGCGCGCGCCGTGGCCCGCGAGGGCGACAAGGTCACGGTGGAGGCCACTTTGGAGGCCGGCGGCAAGGTCACGGCCACCTGCACGGGAACTTTCGTTCGGGTGAAGCCCGGGCATCCCGCGTACTTCCGTTGGTAA
- a CDS encoding pentapeptide repeat-containing protein has translation MPALRFAHCRLRPAELLDVDLAGAHFDDVSLARAHVTDANLTKINVTDANARQSVWTDVDFSGARFRDVNLSRARLTSVNLRGVKIADADIRGLTIDGVRIDLLLARARRR, from the coding sequence ATGCCTGCGCTTCGCTTTGCCCACTGCCGGCTGCGTCCGGCGGAGCTGCTCGACGTGGACCTCGCCGGCGCCCACTTTGACGACGTGTCGCTGGCCCGGGCGCACGTCACCGATGCCAACTTGACGAAGATCAACGTCACCGACGCGAACGCGCGTCAGAGCGTGTGGACCGACGTGGATTTCTCGGGCGCGCGCTTTCGCGACGTGAACCTGAGCCGCGCGCGATTGACCAGCGTCAATTTGCGCGGCGTGAAGATCGCCGACGCGGACATTCGCGGCCTCACCATCGACGGCGTCCGGATCGATCTGCTGTTGGCGCGCGCGCGGCGACGCTAG
- a CDS encoding sigma-54-dependent Fis family transcriptional regulator, giving the protein MSEIVIVEDERNLRELFLDLLGAQGHQVVAFDRLAPAEAHLAKKLPDLLLLDVKLPDGDGQQLLERLRDAPARCPTIVMTAFGTVERAVAALRAGARDFLVKPFENARLLSAVAAALESADQLQEVELGAGKVTAETETAQQLVGASGGLREVVALLPRVAATDATVLLRGESGTGKELVARAIHQASPRMDGPFIALNCAALPPSLLESELFGFERGAFTGAHARHLGLVESAHGGTLFLDEIGDMSLEAQGRLLRVLQEREVLRVGGREPVKVDVRVLAATHRDLAAWSKEGRFRADLLYRLAVVPIDLPPLRARPQDIPGLIAHFLDKHARRHKASAPRPTPEVLAWAQAQVWPGNVRELENWAERAVVLGHFEAVASTPPVATARIQSDPPRAVRTLKDAVAEAEREAVIAALRAAEGNKAEAARLLGVSYKTLFNKLHEHEIKEERIIG; this is encoded by the coding sequence ATGAGCGAGATCGTGATCGTCGAGGACGAGCGCAACCTGCGCGAGCTCTTCCTTGATCTGCTGGGCGCGCAAGGGCACCAGGTCGTCGCGTTCGACCGGCTCGCGCCCGCGGAGGCGCACCTCGCCAAGAAACTTCCGGACCTCTTGTTGCTCGACGTGAAGCTCCCCGATGGCGACGGCCAGCAGCTGCTCGAGCGGCTCCGCGACGCGCCCGCGCGGTGTCCGACCATCGTGATGACCGCATTTGGAACCGTGGAGCGCGCGGTGGCCGCGCTGCGTGCGGGCGCGCGCGATTTTCTGGTGAAGCCCTTCGAGAACGCGCGGCTGCTCTCGGCGGTGGCGGCGGCGCTGGAGTCGGCGGATCAGCTCCAGGAAGTGGAGCTCGGCGCGGGCAAGGTGACCGCGGAGACGGAGACCGCGCAGCAGCTCGTGGGCGCGAGCGGCGGGCTGCGTGAAGTGGTGGCGCTCTTGCCGCGGGTGGCGGCGACGGATGCGACGGTGCTCCTGCGCGGCGAGAGCGGCACGGGCAAGGAGCTGGTGGCGCGCGCGATCCATCAAGCGTCGCCGCGGATGGACGGACCGTTCATCGCGCTCAACTGCGCGGCGCTGCCGCCGAGCCTGCTGGAGAGCGAGCTCTTCGGCTTCGAGCGCGGGGCGTTCACAGGCGCGCACGCGCGGCACCTCGGGCTCGTCGAGAGCGCCCATGGCGGGACGCTGTTCCTCGACGAGATCGGCGACATGTCCCTCGAGGCGCAAGGGCGGCTCCTGCGCGTGCTGCAGGAGCGCGAGGTGTTGCGCGTGGGCGGACGCGAGCCGGTGAAGGTCGACGTGCGCGTGCTGGCGGCGACGCACCGGGATCTCGCGGCGTGGTCGAAGGAGGGTCGCTTCCGCGCGGACCTGCTCTATCGCCTCGCGGTGGTGCCCATCGATCTCCCGCCGCTGCGCGCGCGGCCGCAGGACATTCCTGGGCTCATCGCGCACTTCCTCGACAAACACGCGCGGCGTCACAAGGCGAGCGCACCGCGGCCGACGCCGGAGGTGCTCGCCTGGGCGCAGGCGCAGGTCTGGCCCGGAAACGTGCGCGAGCTGGAGAACTGGGCGGAGCGCGCGGTGGTGCTCGGGCACTTCGAAGCCGTGGCCTCGACGCCGCCGGTCGCGACCGCTCGGATCCAATCGGATCCGCCGCGCGCGGTGCGCACGCTCAAGGACGCGGTGGCCGAGGCCGAGCGCGAGGCGGTGATCGCCGCGCTGCGCGCTGCCGAGGGCAACAAGGCCGAGGCCGCGCGACTCCTGGGCGTGAGCTACAAGACCCTCTTCAACAAGCTGCACGAGCACGAGATCAAGGAAGAGCGGATCATCGGTTAG
- a CDS encoding PTS sugar transporter subunit IIA has protein sequence MKITEFLGPDAVIPELSAKDKPGILRELAGPLASHMPVPAEKIHAMLAEREEIGTTGIGEGVAIPHGKLSGVPRLTASFGVSHGGVDFQAIDGKPTQLFFALIAPENSAGLHLKALARISRLFKSPAFREAILKAQGAEAIYNLIAREDDVH, from the coding sequence ATGAAGATCACCGAGTTCCTCGGCCCAGACGCGGTGATCCCCGAGCTCTCGGCCAAGGACAAGCCCGGCATTCTGCGCGAGCTCGCGGGTCCGCTCGCGAGCCACATGCCCGTGCCGGCCGAGAAGATCCACGCGATGCTCGCGGAGCGCGAGGAGATCGGCACCACCGGCATCGGCGAGGGCGTGGCCATTCCGCACGGCAAGCTCTCGGGCGTGCCGCGGCTCACCGCGAGCTTCGGCGTGTCGCACGGCGGCGTGGACTTCCAGGCCATCGACGGCAAGCCCACCCAGCTCTTCTTCGCGCTCATCGCTCCGGAGAACTCGGCGGGCCTGCACCTGAAGGCGCTCGCGCGCATCTCGCGGCTCTTCAAGAGCCCGGCGTTCCGCGAGGCGATCTTGAAGGCCCAGGGCGCCGAGGCGATCTACAACCTCATCGCCCGCGAAGACGACGTGCACTGA